A genomic stretch from Thermomonospora umbrina includes:
- a CDS encoding NAD(P)H-binding protein, with translation MTRSRILVTGATGKVGGAVVNRLHAAGVPVRALVRREADLPEGVQAVRGDLGDPASLDAALEGVDAVFLVWPFLSAEGASDVIDVIGKHARRVVYLSSAGVGDQKDEPGEAITMFHTELERLIEASGLEWTALRPTGFASNTLGWAQEIRTTGVVRAPLARLARPLIHEADMAAVAVQALRTDALLGTRPLITGPELITQERQVALIGEAIGRPVRFEEVSLEEAIEQMKAAGYPAELVEAVLPAQAEMLDNPEPVNDEVERITGTPARTFREWAIDHAADFR, from the coding sequence ATGACACGGTCCAGGATCCTGGTGACCGGTGCGACCGGCAAGGTCGGCGGTGCGGTGGTGAACCGGCTGCACGCGGCGGGAGTGCCCGTGCGGGCGCTGGTGAGGAGGGAGGCGGACCTCCCGGAGGGTGTGCAGGCGGTACGCGGCGACCTCGGTGATCCCGCGTCGCTGGACGCGGCTCTGGAGGGCGTCGACGCGGTGTTCCTGGTGTGGCCGTTCCTGAGCGCCGAGGGCGCGTCGGACGTGATCGACGTGATCGGCAAGCACGCCCGACGGGTGGTGTACCTGTCCTCCGCCGGGGTCGGGGACCAGAAGGACGAGCCGGGCGAGGCGATCACCATGTTCCACACGGAGCTGGAACGGCTGATCGAGGCATCCGGTCTGGAGTGGACGGCGCTGCGGCCCACCGGGTTCGCGAGCAACACGCTGGGCTGGGCGCAGGAAATCCGCACCACCGGTGTGGTGCGGGCGCCGCTGGCAAGGTTGGCCCGCCCGCTGATCCACGAGGCGGACATGGCCGCCGTCGCCGTCCAGGCGCTGAGGACCGACGCCCTGCTCGGCACCCGCCCCCTGATCACCGGCCCCGAACTGATCACCCAGGAACGGCAGGTGGCGCTGATCGGCGAGGCGATCGGGCGGCCGGTGCGATTCGAGGAGGTCTCGCTGGAGGAGGCCATCGAGCAGATGAAGGCCGCCGGCTACCCCGCAGAGCTCGTGGAGGCCGTGCTGCCGGCCCAGGCGGAGATGCTCGACAATCCCGAGCCGGTCAACGATGAGGTCGAGCGCATCACGGGCACCCCGGCCCGGACCTTCCGCGAGTGGGCGATCGACCACGCGGCGGACTTCCGCTGA
- a CDS encoding creatininase family protein yields the protein MRELDDDEGQRLLRIIRLDRDTRNGVIGRPFLRTAEKGKAVSDSPTRTFAPVP from the coding sequence GTGCGCGAACTCGATGACGACGAAGGGCAACGACTGTTGCGGATCATCCGCCTCGACCGCGACACCCGGAACGGCGTCATCGGCCGTCCATTCCTGAGAACGGCGGAGAAGGGCAAAGCCGTATCCGATTCGCCGACTCGGACCTTCGCGCCCGTACCTTGA
- a CDS encoding alpha/beta fold hydrolase, producing the protein MELHVSDVGEGPAVLLLHGWPDTHELWAPQVAALNAAGYRTIAPDLRGFGLSPKPEGVEHYDVGSLFGDLLGVLDRCGVERAHVVGHDWGGALAAVLASLAPERVSSATFVSVGHPAAFATAGWEQREKSWYMLLFQFPEVAERWLSQNDFANFREWSRHPDPEPVIARLRDPAALTASLNVYRANLPPDSFLNPPPELPPIQAPAMGIWCTGDIALTEAAMTGTEDHVAGSWRYERLEDADHWPQLSAPDRLGALLLDFLNALR; encoded by the coding sequence ATGGAGCTGCATGTCTCAGATGTTGGGGAAGGTCCCGCCGTCCTGCTGCTGCACGGCTGGCCGGACACGCACGAGCTGTGGGCGCCGCAGGTCGCGGCGCTGAACGCGGCCGGGTACCGCACGATCGCTCCGGACCTGCGCGGGTTCGGGCTGTCGCCCAAGCCCGAGGGGGTCGAGCACTATGACGTCGGGTCGCTGTTCGGGGACCTGCTGGGCGTGCTCGACCGGTGCGGGGTGGAGCGGGCGCACGTCGTCGGGCACGACTGGGGCGGGGCGCTGGCGGCCGTCCTGGCCTCGCTCGCGCCGGAACGGGTGTCGTCGGCGACGTTCGTCTCGGTCGGCCATCCGGCCGCGTTCGCGACGGCGGGGTGGGAGCAGCGCGAGAAGTCCTGGTACATGCTGCTGTTCCAGTTCCCCGAGGTGGCCGAGCGGTGGCTCTCCCAGAACGACTTCGCCAACTTCCGGGAATGGAGCCGCCATCCCGACCCCGAGCCGGTGATCGCCCGGCTGCGCGACCCCGCTGCGCTGACGGCCTCGCTCAACGTGTACCGCGCGAACCTGCCGCCGGACTCGTTCCTGAACCCGCCGCCCGAACTCCCGCCGATCCAGGCCCCGGCGATGGGCATATGGTGCACCGGCGACATCGCGCTGACCGAGGCCGCGATGACGGGGACCGAGGACCACGTCGCCGGGTCCTGGCGGTACGAGCGGCTGGAGGACGCCGACCACTGGCCGCAACTGTCGGCGCCCGACCGGCTCGGTGCGCTGCTGCTGGACTTCTTGAACGCACTGCGCTGA
- a CDS encoding Tn3 family transposase produces the protein MLDPFDNGHRLAPGRQPYVQESRHRFARMICHGGGGRIRQATGRGGDRLAALGLMADAVELWNSTHLSAIVATLRGQGRTSSEGIGVTYEDVARPSPSDTPISTAWAITSPAPAGTSAAAPTGRRRG, from the coding sequence GTGCTGGATCCGTTCGACAACGGCCACCGCCTCGCCCCCGGCCGCCAACCGTACGTGCAGGAATCGCGTCACAGGTTCGCCCGCATGATCTGCCACGGCGGCGGCGGGAGGATCCGCCAGGCCACCGGGAGGGGCGGGGACCGGCTCGCCGCGCTCGGCCTGATGGCCGACGCCGTGGAGCTGTGGAACTCGACGCATCTGTCGGCGATCGTCGCCACCCTGCGCGGCCAGGGCCGGACCTCCAGCGAGGGCATCGGCGTGACCTACGAGGACGTGGCCCGCCCGTCCCCCTCGGACACGCCCATCTCAACGGCCTGGGCCATCACCTCCCCGGCCCCGGCCGGGACTTCGGCCGCTGCGCCCACCGGCCGGCGGCGAGGGTGA